In Uranotaenia lowii strain MFRU-FL unplaced genomic scaffold, ASM2978415v1 HiC_scaffold_543, whole genome shotgun sequence, the DNA window tataaaaaaaacaacattaaagTTACAcaataaattacacaaaaataacaaaacaattacACAGAATTACacacaaatttcacaaaaaatccaagaatataacacaagaataatacaaaaatttctcgaaaaaaacataacaattatatgaaaatttcgaaaataacacaagaattacccaaaaatttctcgaaaataacataaaaatttcaaggaaatttcacaaaaattacagaaaaattacacaaaaactacacaaaaattaataaaattatagaaattacacgaaaataacaaaaaaatccgcaaaaattatacaaatttacacaaaactatcataaaaaacacaaaaattacacaaaaagaacacaaaaaattaacacaaaaatttcagaaaaatttcacgaaattatcacaaaagtttcgcaaaaaaatcactcaaattttacaaaaaattcacaaaaataacacaaaaaattacacaataaattatacaaaaattaaacaaaaattgaacaaaaattaaacaaaaattacacaaaaattatataacAATAACACATaaacaacacaaaaattacacatgaataacataaaaatttcacttaaatacacaaaatgtaaaacagatcacccaaaaattttaaaaaacacgaaaatttcacaaaaattaaacaaaattcatataaaaactcttcaaaaataacaaaaaactatgacagaaaatacacaaaaattacacgtaaatataagaattcaacaaaaataacacaaaaattacataaaaactaCACAATAAAGACACAGAAAGTACAcaagaataattcaaaaattacataaaaattccacaaaaaattcataataattacgcaaaattaacacaaaacaaacaagaaaaaactcaaaaataacacaaaaattacacatgaattacacaaaaaattcacttaaatatacaaaatgtacaaaaagttacacaaaaatcacaaaaagattacacaaaaaattacacaaaaattatatgaaaataacACAGTAATTTCACCGCAATTacacataaattacacaaataCTACACAAAACTtacgcgaaaaaaaaaacccaaaaatatcacagaaattacacaaaaatgacacaaatattaacaaaaaaaaaaacacaaaaaatttaaaaaaaatacaaaaaaattaaaatacactaacacgaaaaaacacgaaaataacacaaaaaattttgtgtaataacacaaaagttacacaaaatttacacataaattacacaaaaatttcaaaattttttaacaaaaatgacacaaaaataaaaacaaagtaacacaaaaatttcataaaaaattccaaaaaaaaaaatacacaaaaattacacaaaaattacacaaaaaatacacaaagcGTTCACGAaaagaagaaaacatttttacaaaacttcacaaaaattgtactagaatttcacaaaaattacaaaaaaatatcaaaaaactaccacgaaaataacacaaaaattacacaagaatgacacaaaattttcacttaattacacaaaatttacaacagattataaaaaaataacataaaagttacacaataaattacacaaaaaaaaacaattaaacagaataacacaaaaatttcacaaaaattacacacaaattttacaaaaattccacgaaaataacacaaaaattacacaacaatttcttaaaaataacataacaatttcatgaaaatttcacaaaaaatacagaaaagttacacaaaaactacacaaaatattcacaaaaactaataaaattagAGAAATTacacgaaaattacaaaaaaaaatcaacaaaaatcacacaaatttacacaaaactatgataaaaaaaacacaaaaattacacaaatatgacacaaaaagaacacaaattaaaaataacacaataatcacaaaaaaatttgcaaaaaacaccctacaatttaacaaaaatttcacaaaaaatacacaaaaattacacaaaaaattacacaaaaattatacaaaaattacacaaaaattacacaaaaactgcataaaaatgacacataacTAACacgaaaataacacaaaaattactcatGATTAACATAAAAACTTCACTTAAATACACATGATGTAAAACagattacacaaaaataaaattaaattaacacagaaaatcacacaaaaatcacacaaaaatcacacaaaaatcacacaaaaataacacaaaataacACATAAATTTCACAATACTTACACACGAAAATTTCACAAGAATGACATGAACATAAAaccaaaataacacaaaaatttctcttcaataacacaaaaatgttttgtaacttttaatttataggccttatcggtgaaaagtgatgtcctttttagtagggacatctaaagattataaaatttttatagatggatagaaggttagatgaagtGAAAGATGGTGAAGATGAGCgggtaaaatttatttagaagaatTAACATCACATatcaattttttgttcctcacgagccaaCTTCCatctacaaaaatttcataatctttagatgtccctactaataaggacatcacttttcctcgataaggctgataaattaaagtaacaaacataaaatacGGTGATTAGTGATTATAAAATTACacataaattgcacaaaaatttttcaaaaatttctctaaaataacacaaaaaatcacaaaaacttcACAATAATTACACAAGTTtcacaataatgacacaaaaagaaaaggattacagaaattacaggaaaataacacaagaataacacaaaaagtacacaaaaattaaaaaaaaattacacgaaaattacacaaaaaacacaaaaattgcataaaaatataacaaaaataacacgaatataacacaaaaattacacaaaaaattcacaagaataaaacataaattgcataaaatttcacaaaaatgtaaaaaaaacagaaaaactacacaaaaattttacaaaactcacacaaaaatatcattaaaattacaaataaatactgaaattatacaaaaattaaacaaaaattgaacttttaataaaaaatgacacaaaaataacatttagctgcacgaaattaaaaaataaaccaaaaaacatAAGTTTTGGATTATTGATTTCTTAGATAGCgcgtttttgaagaaaacattaaTAATTATACACTCTTTAgacaaaagttgaattttaaaataaaaaaaaattaacgaaagtTTTTATCAAAGCATACATTCACTTATCGCTCAAATTTGGttagaaaaattttcttctctttttgtTCCATCTTCCAGCAGTGTTGAATTTTATTGGATTTAATCGTTCCAATTTCTACCAAAACTTAGCGACTAAAAACAGACAGCATCTCGATTATTCTTCAGTtattgaatatatttaaaaaaaatcatcagaaaatgaGTAATATTCTTAGGTTTTTTCTGTGAAATGGAAGCATATTCAATCATACATACAGATAAGCCGAAacacacattaaaaaaaaaactaaatagacttttattttttaaatttcttcacagACGCACCGAAAATCGGCTTAGAAATCGATCCCGATGAGCAGTATGAGCAGGTTTCGAAACCCACCGAAACAGGTAAGacatttttcaccatttttaaattgtagaatttCTAGTTGGTACAATTCCTTTCCCCCGCCCCAAAATTCAGCTTTCACCGTTGATGAAGACGTTCGACGCTACGTGGTCGATGAGGTCGGCAAAGTGCTGGATTTGGTACAGGAATCTCACGGTGAGCAGGCGCGCTCGAGTGTTTCCGCTGAAGATTTGGATCGGATGGCTGCCCAGTTGCAGCCGGGAGAAAGTCGCGAGATCGATGAAAAGTTGGTTAAGAGTGCTGGGCGAGTCGCTATTTTGTCGGCTCTTCAGGACATTCTGAGAGAGAAGGATGACGAAGCGAGTGCACGGACGATTGAGGTCTTGGAAATGTGGAAACAGGATGAAGAAGCGGTGACAGAAGATGGATACTTTGAGAGGAATTATGGAGTGGGAGTTGAAGCTCGCAAGATTCCTGAAGACGAGTCACTTATTATAGAAGATGAAAACAATTCAGCTGCAGTTGTAGAAACGGTGGACGAGCAAGAACTGCAAATAGATGATGATGTCGAAATCAAAGAAGCAGAAGAGATCAGTGTTGAAGAACCTGAGTTTAAATTGAAGAATGAAGCGACTGGGGAAGAGAGTGAAACCACTGATAACGAACGAACTTCCGATGTAGTAGAACAGAAGAATGCTTTGGATGAAGTTGTCTTGGACAAACCAGAAATTCCTTCTCAATCCTTGAATGAAACTCAGGAAGCGACGAAAAAAAGTTCGGTTGAGTTGACAGACGATAAAACACGCGGAAATTTGCAGCCGTTTCCTGAAGAGGTTACCGATGAAACGGAACCTCTGGAGGTGGCTAGAGTTAGCACTGACGAGAGGCCTTTAGAAGATCAAAACATCGAAGAAGTTCTTTCCGATTAACCACACGTTAATCGACTCAATTTTAACCCTACTTAAACCATAAagacttatttaaaaataattttagaaaaaatgcaataaatacaTTCCAATTGGACGAATCCCACCCTAAAAACGTTTATCCCTCAACTTTCCAGGCCAATCCGAATCGATCGACAACGAAGAAGAAAACAGTCTCAGCGCAATCCAGGTAGAGGTACGCAATTCCGATTTACTGCAGCTGGTTCCGCATGTAGTTGAGCAACTACGCCTGGGCCACGTTTCGGCAGCTGAATACACAGTGCTGGAGGAAATATTCGAAGAGCTCTGGCCCCTGATGGTGGAAGAAGCCAAAAGGCTTAACCACCAGGAACAACGAAGATCCACCAACAACAACGGGGTTGTAAAGCAATCCGGGAAAATTCCTGAAACATCACAAAGTCTAAGCTAATTGCACCACCAGTATCGCTTAGGAATTGCGCATTCCTTCCCCATAGTTTTATTTGTAAATAGATAAATTTACGACAAAAGGGTTTCGTAATTGACCGAAATTGTCTCTGCGTTTTACTTTCTTCATCCGTTCCTTCCGTTTGGCAATTGCCATTCTCTTACCTGACCTTTCTGGGGTTCATTCAATGTTTCGACCaagaaaaatttcagttttctgaTTACGTTCAAAAGGTTCAGTTCGAAAATGTTGCTCAAGTTCTTGGTTGTGATCCTGCTGGCAATTTGCAGTTTTGCAATTGCAAATCCGATCAAACGTTGCAATGGTAAGTCCtttcaacaaaatttccaaTTCTCTCCAAGAGTTAAACTCACTTTAAAAATGACCTCACCACAGACATGTCCCTGAACACCATAATCGAAATCAACGTCAAGGAACGCCTCAAGCAGCTAGGCTTACACCCAAGAATATTCCGGTACGGAACCAGGAGTGCTCCACTTCGAGTGAAGAAACCTCAACCAAGGACCCAACCTAACCGCAAACGGTTGAAGCCGAAGCCACGTCGTAATTGGGTGGACGCGtatgtgaaaaatttgaaaccatgGCGGAAGTCTTTGGGCCCCGAGGAGAAACTCGGCCACCGGAAGTGGGATGCGGTTGGACGGCTGGAACTGGAGATGCGACGACGACCGGGGTTGAGCGAGAGGCGGTTGAAAAGGATGGAAAATGAAGTCGCTGAGATTTTGTGGAAGTATTGAAATGTTGATGATGGTCATTGAACCTTTAGTGATTAAGTCAAATAAATAGTTTATGTGAAGTTATCGGGACAAGGTTTTCATTTATAGaaagaaataaatcaaataacttaTTGTATgtagtaaaaacttttttaaacaaattcatcaTCTTAGAGCTATTTTTAGTTTGTGATGTTATAAAACTCTTCATATGATGATACgtatttgatattaaatatCAAATCTTCAGATTCTTTTTCCATATTCTGAAAACTGCCTATGCTTAttatagggggaagtcgtctatggccggacatcgcctatggccggacaacatagatttttcgaaaacacaatatcctaataatgtttaaacgccatgaaaataaagtaaatggtagcctgatatggtgttagaaatatggtaatccaatctgaaaaggtaaaccaatgataggcatctaaagcttttgcctagtagtacggagaggatcgcctaaactttgcatttgtattgaggtcagttttttcggcttgtaaaatttgaactgcacatgaacgacatcgttgattggttatctttcgaccacagtagatataagataactaaacggaagttcaaacgaaatattaggaaaatgaaaaaagtgcgatttctctatgaccggacatCAAATTGTTGTCtgtgaccggacaagaaaatattcaaaatgatagatgtttttaacttgaaactttcattttttcatctctatagcacccccaaatggttagcagaagataagggttcaataacgaaactattttggtcctctgagaaacttaagattttgctgtccggtcatagacaatttttctcttgttttttcgaaacaaatgtttcattctggttcgtcaaaaaaaacttttatgactggcttcatagaacgttcggtattggaaaacatatattcacaagacctgtgcaagtgaattcagtcattttg includes these proteins:
- the LOC129760265 gene encoding uncharacterized protein LOC129760265 — protein: KRLSLNFPGQSESIDNEEENSLSAIQVEVRNSDLLQLVPHVVEQLRLGHVSAAEYTVLEEIFEELWPLMVEEAKRLNHQEQRRSTNNNGVVKQSGKIPETSQSLS
- the LOC129760266 gene encoding uncharacterized protein LOC129760266; the protein is MLLKFLVVILLAICSFAIANPIKRCNDMSLNTIIEINVKERLKQLGLHPRIFRYGTRSAPLRVKKPQPRTQPNRKRLKPKPRRNWVDAYVKNLKPWRKSLGPEEKLGHRKWDAVGRLELEMRRRPGLSERRLKRMENEVAEILWKY